A window from Malania oleifera isolate guangnan ecotype guangnan chromosome 7, ASM2987363v1, whole genome shotgun sequence encodes these proteins:
- the LOC131159519 gene encoding protein SCAR2 isoform X1 yields the protein MPLSRYQIRNEYSLADPELYRAADKDDPEALLEGVAMAGLVGVLRQLGDLAEFAAEIFHDLHEEVMATAARGHGLMARVQQLEAEFPLIEKALLTRTDHSILFHNTGVDWHPNLPMDQNLISGGDLPRFVMDCYEECRGPPQLFLLDKFDTAGAGACLKRYTDPSFFKVEKASSGIVKLDIQRDKKIRKVKQKKGSRWRNGETPEVTSHAKLHQLFLEERVQNGNNDPARHVQLKRRQLNGFPLDSRTEKSYMEKFLVTSSPERKAVREISVSSLPLELTSNITYESGHEILEIGTVSPNQENLQRKRSPFSSPNMQETEQKLSMEELSGDITDRETLKALEPHTDGQAIPFTHHKVVEEKEVTVIGESKTEGSIDGYHSDDITSEIDNYMDALTTMESEIETDSDYRHKSNMRFLHIEKHGTDSDANEEPHELRPRFSDSLSFGNSSTSDDGNSSFKKGRYSFSCSDTLSNLTENMPSDGDGVAKVFPSTDFCVAEIDCTSSNRLSVGEENLESKSHEPVESNGTYVDLTEMPTYRSERGEISASSCLTDSNPMHQSLDPGASLRQALSVEPELDEVSSDSAKLCIGFSNTDENSTNMGDDLKIITNASDVPSETREDFTPPVSAETQVVGDLVSREDPNSFPSLLHMSNVSDLPPEKKSSDDIASEMLQPEPAGSRFTENLVNGANSFPSPTEEQPQGSALRKLQNCLEPEQEVPDSLAASIACYPVVVEPDGIISEVDTSPAAGVNSESLTAVVDEEVDVAAHEEVDVTAHGVNSDNFTLADNKVDASTASGVNSENLNSVVNNIVLATPVSGVNSENSTVVLDTEDATPAAEIHPENSTVMVDNTMDGTPAGGVNLDTTTTVLDTPSYSFSEQQWSKITDDVPSLELASEVGVLYPGNQKNLQGVSTAADDGENGGSTNSGDTMGGNNIPLEFPSNYSAVVAASAALCADGNGAKDDVDDVTRSSDLMCSPSMNSRYNEDSHGFWGHKKDLDIDEAISPECLLESEAQTELNTSMNSRYSEDSHGFWGHKKDLDIDEAISPECLLESEAQTELNTSMNSRYSEDSHGFWGHKKDLDIDEAISPECLLESEAQTELSQLATAPTNSNSRFCNAVSQDKSNSELINDAPYSSLTEQIHEDHLGDAVTAPTSSKQADLDLETRSPGKSHNEEDMEDARSSTYGYLPEPEIPSKESLDLLENESDMEGLHRENANSMKLNLQSVQVQPLDHMDQEICSDASPKSCAEDVSSQPSAAELLPQSVAPNLESSEQSTESIFPGFVLPPKSSQKNIEEVPPLPPLPPMQWRVGKLQNAPLSSEKETMDYGLNLFPQMPQSITADENTQGGFPALGGRITKPQSPFLPESTVEEETSQLVFENPAGKLEQSSSLATQMPIANHDDKCEHELETQPSNHFLTLPAMSDEQTQHASLALEGAIAQHSSIPFSAVSTIEDASPEHPTSFLEENEVQPLNHMEPETGLEDKKLQQTSAMVHPSLIPFSPISTVEDTTPTRPPSSLEQNAVQLLNHIEPETSLEDKKLQQTSQISAVDKVNCPETFGLPSSMDAEQLQGPQHMLLSPEGEMVCSSSTSQLPGNEDGKPNGKPSTKIPRPQDRLIEAVAAHDKSKLKKVTERIRPQIRPKLEQRDSLLEQIRTRSFNLRPASATRPIIQGIQGPKTNLKVAAILEKANAIRQVDLSLSLSLSGCVPFLCGVEIVECSK from the exons GTTTGATACTGCAGGTGCTGGAGCATGCTTGAAGCGGTACACAGATCCATCATTCTTTAAAGTAGAAAAAGCATCATCTGGAATAGTAAAGCTAGACATTCAAAGAGATAAGAAAATCCGGAAAGTGAAG CAGAAGAAAGGATCACGCTGGAGGAATGGAGAAACACCAGAGGTTACATCACATGCCAA ATTGCATCAGCTGTTTTTGGAGGAGCGTGTTCAAAATGGCAATAATGACCCTGCACGTCATGTTCAATTGAAGAGAAGACAACTGAATGGTTTTCCATTGGATTCCAGAACTGAGAAGAGTTACATGGAGAAATTTTTGGTGACTTCTTCACCAGAGCGTAAAGCAGTTCGTGAAATTTCTGTTAGTTCACTGCCATTGGAGTTGACATCTAATATAACCTATGAGTCAGGGCATGAAATActtgaaattggtacagtgagtCCTAACCAAGAGAATTTGCAGAGAAAAAGAAGTCCATTTTCATCTCCTAATATGCAGGAAACAGAACAGAAACTATCCATGGAGGAGTTAAGTGGGGATATCACTGATAGAGAAACTTTGAAGGCACTTGAGCCACACACTGATGGTCAGGCGATTCCTTTCACCCACCATAAGGTGGTTGAAGAAAAGGAAGTCACGGTTATTGGGGAAAGCAAAACAGAAGGAAGTATAGATGGGTACCACTCTGATGATATCACTAGTGAGATAGACAACTACATGGATGCCCTCACGACCATGGAGTCTGAGATAGAAACTGATTCTGATTATAGACACAAGAGCAATATGAGATTTTTGCACATTGAAAAGCATGGCACTGACTCTGATGCAAATGAAGAGCCACATGAACTTCGGCCTCGATTTTCTGATTCTCTGTCATTTGGGAATTCCTCCACATCTGATGATGGGAACAGCTCATTCAAGAAAGGAAGATATAGTTTTTCCTGCTCAGATACCCTGAGCAATTTGACAGAGAATATGCCATCGGATGGTGATGGTGTGGCTAAAGTGTTCCCTTCAACTGATTTTTGTGTTGCTGAGATTGATTGCACATCATCTAACCGGCTCTCTGTTGGTGAAGAGAATCTAGAAAGCAAATCTCATGAGCCTGTAGAGTCAAATGGTACGTACGTTGATTTAACTGAGATGCCCACTTACAGGTCTGAAAGGGGAGAGATATCTGCTAGTTCATGTCTCACAGATTCTAATCCTATGCATCAGTCTTTGGATCCTGGAGCAAGTTTGAGGCAAGCTTTGTCAGTGGAACCAGAATTGGATGAAGTTTCCTCTGACTCTGCTAAACTTTGTATTGGATTTTCAAATACTGATGAAAATAGTACCAATATGGGTGATGATTTAAAGATAATCACCAATGCTTCTGATGTTCCTTCAGAGACAAGAGAAGATTTCACCCCTCCAGTGTCCGCTGAAACCCAGGTTGTAGGTGACTTGGTAAGCAGGGAGGATCCTAATAGTTTTCCTTCTTTGCTGCATATGTCAAATGTTTCAGACCTGCCTCCTGAAAAGAAAAGCAGTGATGACATTGCAAGTGAAATGCTTCAACCAGAACCTGCAGGTAGTAGATTCACTGAGAATTTAGTGAATGGAGCAAACTCATTTCCTTCACCTACAGAAGAGCAGCCTCAAGGATCTGCCTTGCGAAAACTACAAAATTGTTTAGAACCTGAACAAGAAGTCCCAGATAGTTTAGCTGCCTCTATTGCTTGTTATCCAGTTGTTGTAGAGCCTGATGGCATAATTTCTGAAGTGGACACTTCTCCAGCAGCTGGAGTCAACTCAGAGAGCTTAACTGCAGTGGTGGATGAAGAAGTGGATGTTGCAGCACATGAAGAAGTGGATGTTACAGCACATGGAGTCAACTCAGATAACTTTACCTTGGCAGATAACAAAGTGGATGCTAGTACAGCATCTGGAGTCAACTCCGAGAACTTAAATTCAGTGGTAAATAACATAGTGCTTGCTACTCCAGTGTCTGGAGTGAACTCAGAGAACAGCACGGTGGTACTGGACACAGAGGATGCTACTCCAGCTGCTGAAATCCACCCAGAGAACTCTACTGTGATGGTAGATAACACAATGGATGGTACTCCAGCAGGTGGAGTCAACTTAGACACTACAACTACTGTGTTAGATACACCAAGCTATAGCTTTTCAGAGCAGCAGTGGTCCAAAATAACAGATGATGTTCCATCACTAGAACTTGCTTCAGAAGTTGGAGTTTTGTATCCTGGAAATCAAAAAAATCTTCAAGGGGTTTCTACTGCTGCTGATGATGGCGAAAATGGTGGATCCACCAATAGTGGGGATACAATGGGAGGCAATAACATCCCTCTTGAGTTTCCATCTAATTATTCAGCTGTGGTTGCTGCTTCTGCTGCTCTTTGTGCGGATGGGAATGGTGCAAAGGATGATGTCGATGATGTAACACGTTCTTCAGATCTGATGTGTTCACCATCCATGAATTCCAGATATAATGAAGATAGTCATGGTTTTTGGGGACATAAAAAAGACTTGGATATTGATGAAGCAATTTCTCCAGAATGTCTTTTAGAATCAGAAGCTCAGACTGAACTGAACACATCCATGAATTCCAGATATAGTGAAGATAGTCATGGTTTTTGGGGACATAAAAAAGACTTGGATATTGATGAAGCAATTTCTCCAGAATGTCTTTTAGAATCAGAAGCTCAGACTGAACTGAACACATCCATGAATTCCAGATATAGTGAAGATAGTCATGGTTTTTGGGGACATAAAAAAGACTTGGATATTGATGAAGCAATTTCTCCAGAATGTCTTTTAGAATCAGAAGCTCAGACTGAACTTAGTCAACTGGCTACTGCTCCAACAAACTCAAACTCCAGGTTTTGCAATGCAGTCTCTCAAGACAAGTCCAATTCAGAATTGATTAATGATGCTCCCTATTCATCTCTCACTGAACAAATTCATGAGGATCATCTGGGTGATGCCGTCACAGCTCCAACATCATCAAAGCAAGCTGATCTGGATTTGGAAACAAGATCTCCTGGTAAGAGTCATAATGAAGAGGACATGGAAGACGCCAGGTCTTCAACTTATGGTTACCTCCCAGAGCCGGAAATTCCTTCGAAAGAATCACTTGACTTGCTAGAGAATGAATCTGACATGGAAGGTTTGCATAGAGAAAATGCAAATTCCATGAAATTGAATCTCCAATCTGTACAGGTACAGCCTTTAGATCACATGGATCAAGAAATATGCTCTGATGCATCTCCTAAATCTTGTGCAGAAGATGTTTCAAGCCAGCCCTCAGCTGCAGAGCTCTTACCCCAATCAGTTGCCCCGAACCTTGAGAGTTCTGAGCAATCAACAGAATCAATCTTTCCCGGCTTTGTCCTGCCCCCAAAGTCGAGTCAAAAGAATATAGAGGAGGTGCCACCATTGCCACCACTTCCCCCTATGCAGTGGAGAGTCGGAAAGCTTCAAAATGCTCCCTTATCTTCAGAGAAGGAAACAATGGATTATGGTCTGAATTTGTTCCCACAGATGCCCCAATCTATAACAGCTGATGAAAATACCCAAGGTGGTTTCCCAGCACTAGGAGGAAGGATTACAAAACCTCAGAGCCCATTTTTGCCAGAGTCAACTGTAGAAGAAGAGACATCACAACTTGTTTTTGAAAACCCAGCTGGTAAGTTGGAGCAGTCCAGTTCGCTTGCAACACAAATGCCAATTGCTAACCACGATGATAAATGTGAACATGAACTGGAAACCCAACCATCCAACCATTTTTTGACATTACCAGCAATGAGTGACGAGCAGACTCAACATGCTTCTCTAGCTCTAGAGGGAGCTATAGCACAGCATTCTTCGATTCCATTTTCAGCAGTATCAACCATTGAAGATGCAAGCCCTGAACACCCTACCTCGTTTTTAGAAGAAAATGAGGTTCAACCTTTGAACCACATGGAACCAGAAACTGGCTTAGAGGATAAAAAGCTTCAACAAACTTCAGCAATGGTACATCCTTCTTTGATACCATTTTCACCAATATCAACCGTTGAAGACACAACCCCTACACGTCCTCCATCATCTCTAGAACAAAATGCAGTTCAACTTTTGAACCACATAGAACCAGAGACTAGCTTAGAGGATAAGAAGCTTCAACAAACTTCCCAAatttcagctgtggataaggtaAATTGTCCTGAAACATTTGGGTTGCCATCAAGTATGGATGCTGAGCAGCTTCAAGGCCCCCAACACATGTTACTGTCTCCTGAAGGGGAAATGGTGTGTTCATCAAGCACATCTCAACTACCAGGAAATGAAGACGGAAAGCCCAATGGAAAGCCATCGACGAAGATTCCCCGACCTCAAGATCGACTCATTGAAGCTGTTGCTGCGCATGACAAAAGCAAA TTGAAAAAGGTCACAGAAAGGATTCGGCCCCAGATTAGACCAAAGCTGGAGCAAAGAGACTCCCTGCTGGAACAGATACGGACTAGG TCCTTCAATTTGAGGCCAGCATCTGCAACCAGACCCATCATTCAAGGTATTCAAGGTCCTAAAACGAACTTGAAAGTTGCTGCCATTTTGGAGAAAGCAAATGCAATTCGTCAGGTTgatctttctctctccctctctctctctgggtGTGTTCCATTCCTTTGTGGTGTTGAAATTGTTGAATGTTCAAAATAG
- the LOC131159519 gene encoding protein SCAR2 isoform X2, with product MPLSRYQIRNEYSLADPELYRAADKDDPEALLEGVAMAGLVGVLRQLGDLAEFAAEIFHDLHEEVMATAARGHGLMARVQQLEAEFPLIEKALLTRTDHSILFHNTGVDWHPNLPMDQNLISGGDLPRFVMDCYEECRGPPQLFLLDKFDTAGAGACLKRYTDPSFFKVEKASSGIVKLDIQRDKKIRKVKKKGSRWRNGETPEVTSHAKLHQLFLEERVQNGNNDPARHVQLKRRQLNGFPLDSRTEKSYMEKFLVTSSPERKAVREISVSSLPLELTSNITYESGHEILEIGTVSPNQENLQRKRSPFSSPNMQETEQKLSMEELSGDITDRETLKALEPHTDGQAIPFTHHKVVEEKEVTVIGESKTEGSIDGYHSDDITSEIDNYMDALTTMESEIETDSDYRHKSNMRFLHIEKHGTDSDANEEPHELRPRFSDSLSFGNSSTSDDGNSSFKKGRYSFSCSDTLSNLTENMPSDGDGVAKVFPSTDFCVAEIDCTSSNRLSVGEENLESKSHEPVESNGTYVDLTEMPTYRSERGEISASSCLTDSNPMHQSLDPGASLRQALSVEPELDEVSSDSAKLCIGFSNTDENSTNMGDDLKIITNASDVPSETREDFTPPVSAETQVVGDLVSREDPNSFPSLLHMSNVSDLPPEKKSSDDIASEMLQPEPAGSRFTENLVNGANSFPSPTEEQPQGSALRKLQNCLEPEQEVPDSLAASIACYPVVVEPDGIISEVDTSPAAGVNSESLTAVVDEEVDVAAHEEVDVTAHGVNSDNFTLADNKVDASTASGVNSENLNSVVNNIVLATPVSGVNSENSTVVLDTEDATPAAEIHPENSTVMVDNTMDGTPAGGVNLDTTTTVLDTPSYSFSEQQWSKITDDVPSLELASEVGVLYPGNQKNLQGVSTAADDGENGGSTNSGDTMGGNNIPLEFPSNYSAVVAASAALCADGNGAKDDVDDVTRSSDLMCSPSMNSRYNEDSHGFWGHKKDLDIDEAISPECLLESEAQTELNTSMNSRYSEDSHGFWGHKKDLDIDEAISPECLLESEAQTELNTSMNSRYSEDSHGFWGHKKDLDIDEAISPECLLESEAQTELSQLATAPTNSNSRFCNAVSQDKSNSELINDAPYSSLTEQIHEDHLGDAVTAPTSSKQADLDLETRSPGKSHNEEDMEDARSSTYGYLPEPEIPSKESLDLLENESDMEGLHRENANSMKLNLQSVQVQPLDHMDQEICSDASPKSCAEDVSSQPSAAELLPQSVAPNLESSEQSTESIFPGFVLPPKSSQKNIEEVPPLPPLPPMQWRVGKLQNAPLSSEKETMDYGLNLFPQMPQSITADENTQGGFPALGGRITKPQSPFLPESTVEEETSQLVFENPAGKLEQSSSLATQMPIANHDDKCEHELETQPSNHFLTLPAMSDEQTQHASLALEGAIAQHSSIPFSAVSTIEDASPEHPTSFLEENEVQPLNHMEPETGLEDKKLQQTSAMVHPSLIPFSPISTVEDTTPTRPPSSLEQNAVQLLNHIEPETSLEDKKLQQTSQISAVDKVNCPETFGLPSSMDAEQLQGPQHMLLSPEGEMVCSSSTSQLPGNEDGKPNGKPSTKIPRPQDRLIEAVAAHDKSKLKKVTERIRPQIRPKLEQRDSLLEQIRTRSFNLRPASATRPIIQGIQGPKTNLKVAAILEKANAIRQVDLSLSLSLSGCVPFLCGVEIVECSK from the exons GTTTGATACTGCAGGTGCTGGAGCATGCTTGAAGCGGTACACAGATCCATCATTCTTTAAAGTAGAAAAAGCATCATCTGGAATAGTAAAGCTAGACATTCAAAGAGATAAGAAAATCCGGAAAGTGAAG AAGAAAGGATCACGCTGGAGGAATGGAGAAACACCAGAGGTTACATCACATGCCAA ATTGCATCAGCTGTTTTTGGAGGAGCGTGTTCAAAATGGCAATAATGACCCTGCACGTCATGTTCAATTGAAGAGAAGACAACTGAATGGTTTTCCATTGGATTCCAGAACTGAGAAGAGTTACATGGAGAAATTTTTGGTGACTTCTTCACCAGAGCGTAAAGCAGTTCGTGAAATTTCTGTTAGTTCACTGCCATTGGAGTTGACATCTAATATAACCTATGAGTCAGGGCATGAAATActtgaaattggtacagtgagtCCTAACCAAGAGAATTTGCAGAGAAAAAGAAGTCCATTTTCATCTCCTAATATGCAGGAAACAGAACAGAAACTATCCATGGAGGAGTTAAGTGGGGATATCACTGATAGAGAAACTTTGAAGGCACTTGAGCCACACACTGATGGTCAGGCGATTCCTTTCACCCACCATAAGGTGGTTGAAGAAAAGGAAGTCACGGTTATTGGGGAAAGCAAAACAGAAGGAAGTATAGATGGGTACCACTCTGATGATATCACTAGTGAGATAGACAACTACATGGATGCCCTCACGACCATGGAGTCTGAGATAGAAACTGATTCTGATTATAGACACAAGAGCAATATGAGATTTTTGCACATTGAAAAGCATGGCACTGACTCTGATGCAAATGAAGAGCCACATGAACTTCGGCCTCGATTTTCTGATTCTCTGTCATTTGGGAATTCCTCCACATCTGATGATGGGAACAGCTCATTCAAGAAAGGAAGATATAGTTTTTCCTGCTCAGATACCCTGAGCAATTTGACAGAGAATATGCCATCGGATGGTGATGGTGTGGCTAAAGTGTTCCCTTCAACTGATTTTTGTGTTGCTGAGATTGATTGCACATCATCTAACCGGCTCTCTGTTGGTGAAGAGAATCTAGAAAGCAAATCTCATGAGCCTGTAGAGTCAAATGGTACGTACGTTGATTTAACTGAGATGCCCACTTACAGGTCTGAAAGGGGAGAGATATCTGCTAGTTCATGTCTCACAGATTCTAATCCTATGCATCAGTCTTTGGATCCTGGAGCAAGTTTGAGGCAAGCTTTGTCAGTGGAACCAGAATTGGATGAAGTTTCCTCTGACTCTGCTAAACTTTGTATTGGATTTTCAAATACTGATGAAAATAGTACCAATATGGGTGATGATTTAAAGATAATCACCAATGCTTCTGATGTTCCTTCAGAGACAAGAGAAGATTTCACCCCTCCAGTGTCCGCTGAAACCCAGGTTGTAGGTGACTTGGTAAGCAGGGAGGATCCTAATAGTTTTCCTTCTTTGCTGCATATGTCAAATGTTTCAGACCTGCCTCCTGAAAAGAAAAGCAGTGATGACATTGCAAGTGAAATGCTTCAACCAGAACCTGCAGGTAGTAGATTCACTGAGAATTTAGTGAATGGAGCAAACTCATTTCCTTCACCTACAGAAGAGCAGCCTCAAGGATCTGCCTTGCGAAAACTACAAAATTGTTTAGAACCTGAACAAGAAGTCCCAGATAGTTTAGCTGCCTCTATTGCTTGTTATCCAGTTGTTGTAGAGCCTGATGGCATAATTTCTGAAGTGGACACTTCTCCAGCAGCTGGAGTCAACTCAGAGAGCTTAACTGCAGTGGTGGATGAAGAAGTGGATGTTGCAGCACATGAAGAAGTGGATGTTACAGCACATGGAGTCAACTCAGATAACTTTACCTTGGCAGATAACAAAGTGGATGCTAGTACAGCATCTGGAGTCAACTCCGAGAACTTAAATTCAGTGGTAAATAACATAGTGCTTGCTACTCCAGTGTCTGGAGTGAACTCAGAGAACAGCACGGTGGTACTGGACACAGAGGATGCTACTCCAGCTGCTGAAATCCACCCAGAGAACTCTACTGTGATGGTAGATAACACAATGGATGGTACTCCAGCAGGTGGAGTCAACTTAGACACTACAACTACTGTGTTAGATACACCAAGCTATAGCTTTTCAGAGCAGCAGTGGTCCAAAATAACAGATGATGTTCCATCACTAGAACTTGCTTCAGAAGTTGGAGTTTTGTATCCTGGAAATCAAAAAAATCTTCAAGGGGTTTCTACTGCTGCTGATGATGGCGAAAATGGTGGATCCACCAATAGTGGGGATACAATGGGAGGCAATAACATCCCTCTTGAGTTTCCATCTAATTATTCAGCTGTGGTTGCTGCTTCTGCTGCTCTTTGTGCGGATGGGAATGGTGCAAAGGATGATGTCGATGATGTAACACGTTCTTCAGATCTGATGTGTTCACCATCCATGAATTCCAGATATAATGAAGATAGTCATGGTTTTTGGGGACATAAAAAAGACTTGGATATTGATGAAGCAATTTCTCCAGAATGTCTTTTAGAATCAGAAGCTCAGACTGAACTGAACACATCCATGAATTCCAGATATAGTGAAGATAGTCATGGTTTTTGGGGACATAAAAAAGACTTGGATATTGATGAAGCAATTTCTCCAGAATGTCTTTTAGAATCAGAAGCTCAGACTGAACTGAACACATCCATGAATTCCAGATATAGTGAAGATAGTCATGGTTTTTGGGGACATAAAAAAGACTTGGATATTGATGAAGCAATTTCTCCAGAATGTCTTTTAGAATCAGAAGCTCAGACTGAACTTAGTCAACTGGCTACTGCTCCAACAAACTCAAACTCCAGGTTTTGCAATGCAGTCTCTCAAGACAAGTCCAATTCAGAATTGATTAATGATGCTCCCTATTCATCTCTCACTGAACAAATTCATGAGGATCATCTGGGTGATGCCGTCACAGCTCCAACATCATCAAAGCAAGCTGATCTGGATTTGGAAACAAGATCTCCTGGTAAGAGTCATAATGAAGAGGACATGGAAGACGCCAGGTCTTCAACTTATGGTTACCTCCCAGAGCCGGAAATTCCTTCGAAAGAATCACTTGACTTGCTAGAGAATGAATCTGACATGGAAGGTTTGCATAGAGAAAATGCAAATTCCATGAAATTGAATCTCCAATCTGTACAGGTACAGCCTTTAGATCACATGGATCAAGAAATATGCTCTGATGCATCTCCTAAATCTTGTGCAGAAGATGTTTCAAGCCAGCCCTCAGCTGCAGAGCTCTTACCCCAATCAGTTGCCCCGAACCTTGAGAGTTCTGAGCAATCAACAGAATCAATCTTTCCCGGCTTTGTCCTGCCCCCAAAGTCGAGTCAAAAGAATATAGAGGAGGTGCCACCATTGCCACCACTTCCCCCTATGCAGTGGAGAGTCGGAAAGCTTCAAAATGCTCCCTTATCTTCAGAGAAGGAAACAATGGATTATGGTCTGAATTTGTTCCCACAGATGCCCCAATCTATAACAGCTGATGAAAATACCCAAGGTGGTTTCCCAGCACTAGGAGGAAGGATTACAAAACCTCAGAGCCCATTTTTGCCAGAGTCAACTGTAGAAGAAGAGACATCACAACTTGTTTTTGAAAACCCAGCTGGTAAGTTGGAGCAGTCCAGTTCGCTTGCAACACAAATGCCAATTGCTAACCACGATGATAAATGTGAACATGAACTGGAAACCCAACCATCCAACCATTTTTTGACATTACCAGCAATGAGTGACGAGCAGACTCAACATGCTTCTCTAGCTCTAGAGGGAGCTATAGCACAGCATTCTTCGATTCCATTTTCAGCAGTATCAACCATTGAAGATGCAAGCCCTGAACACCCTACCTCGTTTTTAGAAGAAAATGAGGTTCAACCTTTGAACCACATGGAACCAGAAACTGGCTTAGAGGATAAAAAGCTTCAACAAACTTCAGCAATGGTACATCCTTCTTTGATACCATTTTCACCAATATCAACCGTTGAAGACACAACCCCTACACGTCCTCCATCATCTCTAGAACAAAATGCAGTTCAACTTTTGAACCACATAGAACCAGAGACTAGCTTAGAGGATAAGAAGCTTCAACAAACTTCCCAAatttcagctgtggataaggtaAATTGTCCTGAAACATTTGGGTTGCCATCAAGTATGGATGCTGAGCAGCTTCAAGGCCCCCAACACATGTTACTGTCTCCTGAAGGGGAAATGGTGTGTTCATCAAGCACATCTCAACTACCAGGAAATGAAGACGGAAAGCCCAATGGAAAGCCATCGACGAAGATTCCCCGACCTCAAGATCGACTCATTGAAGCTGTTGCTGCGCATGACAAAAGCAAA TTGAAAAAGGTCACAGAAAGGATTCGGCCCCAGATTAGACCAAAGCTGGAGCAAAGAGACTCCCTGCTGGAACAGATACGGACTAGG TCCTTCAATTTGAGGCCAGCATCTGCAACCAGACCCATCATTCAAGGTATTCAAGGTCCTAAAACGAACTTGAAAGTTGCTGCCATTTTGGAGAAAGCAAATGCAATTCGTCAGGTTgatctttctctctccctctctctctctgggtGTGTTCCATTCCTTTGTGGTGTTGAAATTGTTGAATGTTCAAAATAG